One Cytophagia bacterium CHB2 genomic window, CCTGCTGGCCGACTCCGGCATGGGCAAAACTTCGTTCTTGCTCAATTATTATGCGCGTCACCTGCGCCAGCGCCGCAAAAAATTTGATCTGGCCCTTGTCCCGCTCGGCATTCCTGACGCCGACGCTCGCATCAAAGAGATTGCAAACAAAAACAACACCGTGCTGTTTCTCGACGCGCTGGATGAAGACACGCTTGCCATCGTCGATCACGTGGCGCGCTTGCGCGATATCTTGGCGCTCACGCGTGATTTTAGCCGCGTGTTGATCACTTGTCGCACGCAGTTTTTTCCGAAAGAAGAAGAAATCCCCAGCGAAACCGGCATTGTGAAGATTGGGCCCAAGGCTGCCGGCGAAAAGGCGCAATATGTTTTTCACAAGCTTTACCTCTCGCCGTTTACCGATGAACAAGTGCAGGCCTATCTCAAACGGCGCTATCCCTTTGCGCAACGCCGCCGCAGGCTCGCGCAAGACATGGTGCAAAAGATTCCAAATTTGAGTGTGCGGCCCATGCTGCTCAGCCACATCGATGATCTGGTGCGCGCCAACCGCGAGATCAAATACTCCTTTGAGCTTTATGAAGACATGGTAGAAGCCTGGCTGGTGCGTGAAGAGGGCATTGTTCCGGGTTTGAAAAAAGAACTGTTGCACCAGTTTTCCGAACGTCTGGCAGTTGATCTCTATGTCAATCGCAAGCGCCGCGGCGCTGAACGCATTCCGCACGCAGAACTGGCAGGATTGGCGAAATTGTGGAATATCCCGCTGGCCGACTGGCATGTTTCCGGCCGCTCACTGCTCAATCGTGACGCTGTGGGCAATTTCAAATTCGCGCATCGCTCGATTATGGGATATTTGTTTGTGAAGCGATTCACCGCCGGCGAGAAAGATTGTTGCGGGTTGGAATGGACGGATCAGATGAAGAAATTCCTTTTAGAAATGATCCAAGACCATCTTGCTTCAAATAAGCCAGTTCCTTTTGACGCCAGCGTTGCTGATTTGAGCGGATTTGTGCGAAGTTTACGCTCAAAGGCTCTGGCGAAATTATCTGGGGATGAAGTCAATCTCATGCTAAAGTAGCAAGGCTTTTTTGATACGAACAAAAACAAGAATGGCAAAGGGCTCGTTCATCATTACGTAAAGTATCACAACAACGAAGTGGTTATTGATTCTGCCACTTGTCTAATGTGGCAACAATCTGGCTCGGGAAATTCTATGACTTACAAAGCTGCTCAAGAGTACGTTCTGAAGTTGAACCAGCAGCGCTTCGCGGGCTGTAACGATTGGCGCTTGCCGACATTAGAAGAAGCAATGTCCTTGATGGAGTCGAAGAAACACGGCGAGTTATATCTTGATCGCGTGTTTGATCACAAGCAACGCTGGATTTGGACATCTGATCACCATAGCGAAGGCGCGGCGTGGGTGGTCCTTTTCGACGTCGGTAACTGCAACTTCAACCCTGTTGGCTACGACTACTACGTCCGTGTGGTGCGGGGCGGATAATCGGTTATTTGACCCTTTTTCTTTTTTGATTCTTTTCTTTTGCTGTTGCAGAGCGTGCGCTAGCAAGCGGTTAGAAAAATTTTTTTTAGGAGAACTGCCATGGCGCAATACGAGCATCTCCCCATTTACAAAAAGGCGTACGATCTCACGGTGTACATCGAAACCGTGGTGCGCAGCTTCAGCCGCTACCACAAATATACCCTCGGCACGGAGCTCCGTAATTTGAGCCGCGAAGTGCTGCGCCTCATCCGCGCCGCCAACAACTCGGAAGAACGGGCGCCGTTGCTGCAGCAAAACCGCGAGCGGCTCGAAGATTTGAAGATCACTGTGCGGCTGTGCAAGGATTTAAAGGCTTTTGCCAATTTCAATGCATTCGAACAGTGCATCAATCAGGTGGTGGATATTTGCCGGCAGAACGAAGGCTGGCTGAGAACAACGCTGCAAAAAGGCGGACGGCCGGAATCCGCTGTTCACGACCGTGAGCAGGCGGAGCGCGCCGACAGATGATTGTGCACCCCGGCCGCCTCGCAAAAATTTGAGCGAGGCATAAGTCAACCGGCAATCCTACTCCGCTGCGGCGGGGATGGATTGGACGCGGGCCTGGTAGCCCCGCCCCCTTGCGGGCATAGAGGTCAAGGTAACGAAAAGCGCCAGTCCCCAACGGGGACAAATGTGATAGCAAAGGGCAACGCCCTGGAAAGAAAGAATTTGTCAAAATTTTAGCCCTGAAAGGGCGAAATGGAATTACGTATGCGGCCTGGCCCATTCTATTTCGCGCCGTTGGCGCTCCGAGTTTGAGTTAGACTTTATCTTGGGGCGTTGCCCCAAGCTTTCACATGCCGCCCCTTCGGGGTTTTTGTTTTCTCCAAAACCCTTAGTTTGACACATATGCCCCTTGCGGGGCGCTCTTGAACAGCGATGTTCATGACGCCACAACCGCCCACAAGGAGCGGGGACTACGTAAGCCGCAAGTGCCGGGGCCAGGCACGGCGTGGGTGGTCAACTTCA contains:
- a CDS encoding four helix bundle protein, yielding MAQYEHLPIYKKAYDLTVYIETVVRSFSRYHKYTLGTELRNLSREVLRLIRAANNSEERAPLLQQNRERLEDLKITVRLCKDLKAFANFNAFEQCINQVVDICRQNEGWLRTTLQKGGRPESAVHDREQAERADR